In one Sulfitobacter sp. LCG007 genomic region, the following are encoded:
- a CDS encoding glutathione S-transferase family protein, with amino-acid sequence MGIEISSFEWVPDFARTRVKTLRPRWALEEAGLEYSVYKLAQGENDQPDYRRWQPFGQVPAYRDETVELFESGAILLHISRKSDRLAARNAQDAARIEAWTFAALNSVEPRVDNLVLPLIFNAGEDWVEGARANALRLLGLRLKSLTGWLEGREWLAERFSVADIAMATVLRGLEDQPVLDEYPVVKAYLQRCLARPAFTAALNKQVDSFQTEAA; translated from the coding sequence ATGGGCATCGAGATCAGCAGTTTCGAATGGGTGCCGGACTTCGCGCGGACCCGTGTCAAAACCCTGCGGCCCCGCTGGGCGCTGGAGGAAGCGGGGCTCGAGTATTCGGTCTACAAGCTTGCGCAGGGCGAGAACGACCAGCCCGACTATCGCCGCTGGCAACCCTTCGGCCAGGTTCCGGCCTACCGCGACGAGACGGTCGAGCTGTTCGAAAGCGGAGCGATCCTGCTGCATATCTCGCGCAAGTCCGACCGGCTGGCAGCGCGCAATGCTCAGGACGCCGCCCGGATCGAGGCCTGGACCTTCGCGGCCCTGAACTCGGTGGAACCCCGAGTCGACAACCTGGTGCTGCCCCTGATCTTCAATGCCGGCGAGGACTGGGTCGAGGGCGCGCGGGCAAACGCGCTTCGCCTGCTGGGTCTGCGTCTCAAGTCGCTGACAGGCTGGCTCGAGGGACGCGAATGGCTGGCAGAGCGGTTCTCGGTGGCCGACATCGCCATGGCCACGGTGCTGCGCGGGCTGGAGGATCAGCCGGTGCTGGACGAATACCCCGTCGTAAAAGCCTATCTTCAGCGCTGCCTCGCCCGTCCGGCTTTCACGGCGGCCCTGAACAAGCAGGTCGACAGCTTCCAGACCGAGGCGGCCTGA
- a CDS encoding DUF1428 domain-containing protein produces MPYISGFLLAVPEAKKDAYREMAEKAWDLFKEYGCLAMQENWEDDVPEGKVTSFPMSVKREEGEAVVFSWMEWPDKATAQSGFEKMMKDPRMQEMQDMPFDGMRMMWGGFEPLVRLEA; encoded by the coding sequence ATGCCATACATCAGCGGATTTCTTCTGGCCGTGCCGGAAGCGAAGAAGGACGCCTATCGCGAGATGGCCGAGAAGGCCTGGGATCTCTTCAAGGAATACGGTTGCCTCGCGATGCAGGAGAACTGGGAGGATGACGTGCCGGAGGGCAAGGTGACGTCGTTCCCGATGTCGGTGAAGCGCGAGGAAGGCGAGGCCGTGGTGTTTTCCTGGATGGAATGGCCGGACAAGGCGACGGCGCAGAGCGGCTTCGAGAAGATGATGAAGGACCCCCGCATGCAGGAAATGCAGGACATGCCCTTCGACGGGATGCGCATGATGTGGGGCGGGTTCGAACCCCTCGTCAGGCTGGAGGCGTAA
- a CDS encoding MarR family winged helix-turn-helix transcriptional regulator: MDPDLPISITVEVRDRCLCLHAQRAARRLGRAFDEALRPVGLTNGQFSLLMSLNRPEGPKLGDLTGILAMDRTTITAALKPLERRRLVESLPDPEDARARRLRLTDQGRAVLKAALPIWRATHDRIDTLLSEITPDALRGGLLEVLADPA; the protein is encoded by the coding sequence ATGGACCCAGATCTGCCGATTTCCATCACCGTGGAGGTGCGCGACCGCTGCCTCTGCCTGCATGCGCAGCGCGCGGCGCGCAGATTGGGCCGCGCCTTCGACGAGGCGCTGCGTCCTGTCGGGCTGACCAACGGCCAGTTCTCGCTGCTGATGTCGCTCAATCGTCCCGAGGGGCCGAAGCTGGGCGATCTGACCGGGATTTTGGCGATGGACCGGACCACGATCACGGCCGCGCTTAAACCGCTGGAACGGCGGCGGCTGGTCGAATCGCTGCCCGATCCGGAGGACGCCCGTGCCCGCAGGCTTCGACTGACGGATCAGGGCAGGGCGGTCCTCAAGGCGGCGCTGCCAATCTGGCGCGCGACCCACGACCGGATCGACACGCTGCTCTCGGAGATCACGCCGGACGCCTTGCGCGGCGGTCTCTTGGAGGTTCTGGCCGACCCGGCGTGA